A window of Nocardioidaceae bacterium genomic DNA:
TGGTGGCCTGGAAGCACCCCATGGGTCACACGTGGCGCTGGGAGATGCAGCAGGTCGGCGAGGGGCGTACGCAGGTCACCGAGACCTTCGACTACTCCACCGCGCTGGTGCCGAAGGCGCTGGAGCTCGCCGGGTTCCCGAAGAAGAACGGCGAGGGCATCGCCTCCACGTTGCGCAACCTCGCCCGGCGCTTCTCCTGACCGCTCTCGGCGGGTGACCTACTTCCGTCCCATCGACTGCAGCCCGCCGAGCAGTCCCCACGGCGTGTGCCGCGCCAGCGTCGAGAGCGCCTTGTAGCGGCGGCTCGGCACCGACAGGCGCCTGCCGGCGTCGAGGTCCCGCAACGCCCCGTCGACGAGGTCGTCGACGTCGAGCCAGAGGAAGGACGGTACGGCGTCGCGCCCCACGTCCATGCGCTCGTGGAACTCGGTGCGTACGAAGCCGGGGCACAGCGCCATCACCTGCACCGCACCGTCGGTCGGCCTGCCGTAGGTGAGGTCGGCCCACTCACTGAGCGCCGTGACGTACGCCTTGGCCGCCCCGTAGGTGCCCCGCGGCAGGTAGCCCGCCACGCTGGAGACGTTGACGATTCGCCCTGACCCGCGGGCGACCATCGCCCCGAGAGCCGCGTGGGTCAGGCGCATCACCGCGGTCACCAGCACGTCGAGCATCTGCTGCTCGGCCTCCACGTCGTTGTCGAGCAGCGGCATCTTCAGTCCGAAGCCGGCGTTGTTGACCAGCAGGGCGACCGGCTCCACCGGGTCCGCCACGCGCGCCTCGAGCACCGCGAGGTCACTGCGCGAGGAGAGGTCGAGCGCCAGCACGTCCACCTCGACCCCGTGCGCGGCGCGCAGGCGCTGCGCCGTCTCCTCCAGCCGGGCGGTGTCGCGTGCGACCAGCAGCAGGTCGTGGCCGCGGGCGGCGAGGCGCTCGGCGAAGGCCAGACCGATGCCGGCGGTGCCTCCGGTGACGACGGCGAGGCCCGGGGCGGACGGGGGCGGGGTGGGAGCGATCGACTCGGCCATGCCCCGACTCTCCCAGACGCTGTGGCGACCCCGGGCGGCTGCGTGAGCAGACACACCCGCCCCGTGCGCGGCAGATCACGGGGACCGTTGCCGATCTGTTGCATGATGGCCAGCGATGACTACCACGCTCGCGGTCGCCAACCAGAAGGGCGGCGTCGCCAAGACCACCTCCGTGGCCTCGATCGGTGTGGCCCTCGCCGAGCTCGGGCACCGCGTGCTGCTCGTCGACCTCGACCCCCAGGCGTGCCTGACCTTCAGCCTCGGCATCGACCCCGAGGACCTCGAGCTGTCCGTGCACCACGTGCTCACCAAGGGCCTGGATCCGGCAGAGGTGCTGGTCACGACCGAGGACGCGGTCGACCTGCTGCCGGCGACCATCGAGCTCGCGCGCGCCGAGGCCGACCTGCTCACCCGCACCGGCCGCGAGCACGTCATCAAGTCCAGCCTCGAGGACCTCACCGAGTACGACTGGATCCTGCTGGACTGCCCGCCCTCGCTCGGCGTGCTGACCGTCGCCGCGCTGACCGCCGCCGACGGCGTCCTGGTGCCGCTGCAGTGCGAGACGCTCTCGCACCGTGGGGTGGGCCAGCTGCTCGACACCGTCCACGACGTACGCCGCTTCACGAACAAGAAGCTCGAGGTCTGGGGGGTCCTGCCGACCCTCTTCGACGGCCGCACCACCCACTCCCGCACCGTGCTCGAGACGATCTCGGAGACCTACGGCCTCGAGGTCGTCGAGCCCCCGATCCCGAAGTCGATCCGGTTCGCCGAGGCGCCCGCGGCCGGACGCTCGATCCTCGCCACGACGCGCTCGCACAAGGGCGCCGAGGCCTACCGCGAGGTCGCGAGGAACCTCGTCAACCGCGCCCGGCGCAAGGCCTGAGCCGCATGGTCGTCCCCGAGGCCGTACGCACCAGGCCGCGGGTGCGGTACGCCCGGATCTCCGCGCTCGTCTCCTCCGTCGCCGCGACCGCCGTCGCGACGCTCGGACCTCTCGGCGTGGTCGACTCCGCCACCCTCGCACCGACGGCCGCCGAGGCCGCCGAGCCCGCCGAGCCCGCCGGTCCTCCCGCGCCGCAGGCCGAGCCGTCCCGTGGTGCGGCCGTGCTGAGCGCCGCCGAGAGCACGCCCTACGACGCGCCGATCCCCACCCCGTCGGTCGAGCCCGTCCCCGAGGCGCCGCTGCCCGCAGACTCCGGCGAGGGCCGCCGAGCCGTCTTCTCCGAGTCCCAGCAGCGGGTGTGGCTCGTGGGCCGCGGCGGCGAGGTCAGGCGCACGTACCCGGTCTCCGGGTCGATCTACGACAACCTGGACCCCGGCTCGTACGAGGTGTTCTCCCGGTCCGAGCAGGCCTACGGCATCGACGACTCCGGTGAGATGAGGTTCTTCGTCCGCTTCACCGTCGGCGACAACGCCGCCATCGGCTTCCACTCCATCCCGACCAAGGACGGGCGGCGCCTGCAGACGCGCGCCGAGCTGGGCACGCCCACCTCCCACGGCTGCATCCGGCAGGCGCTGCCGGACGCCAAGGCCATGTGGCGGTTCGCCCAGCTCGGCGACGCGGTCGTCGTCGTCGCCTGAGGACTACCCCTCGGTCGCAGCCTGGCTGCTCTGGCCGCCCTGGCTGCCCTGGGGCGTCTCGACCGGCTTGCCGCCGCGGCTGCGCCGACGACGCCGGTTGCGGCTGCTCGACGACCCGCCCTGACCGCCCTGGCCGCCCTGACCGCCCTGACCGTTCGAGGCCTCGCCGCCACCGGAGGCGGCCCCGTCACCGGACTGGCCGCCCCGCGTACGCGTGCGGTTGCGCCCGCCGCCGGAGCGGGAGCCCGATCCGCCGGCCGAGCCACGCGAGCCACCGCGGGAGTCCTCGCGCTTCGGCTGCGGCGAGGGGTCCTTGATGCGACCCTTCGTGCCGGCGGGGATGTCGTGGTCGGCGAGGAAGTTCTCGCTCGAGGAGTAGGTCTCGACAGGCTCGTCGAAGGGCAGGTCGAGAGCCTTGTTGATCATCTTCCAGCGGTGCACGTCCGCCCAGTCCACGAGCGTGATGGCGACACCGGTCTTGCCGGCGCGACCCGTACGCCCGATGCGGTGCACGTAGGTCTTGTCGTCCTCGGGACTGGTGTAGTTGATGACGTGGCTGACCCCGGCGACGTCGATGCCGCGGGCGGCGACGTCGGTGGCCACCAGCACCCGCAGCTCGTCGTCGCGGAACCGCTTCAGCGCCTTCTCACGCGCCGTCTGCGCCATGTCGCCGTGCAGCGGCGAGGCGGGGAAGCCGCGGTCGGCGAGGTCGTCGGCGATGCGCTGCGCCTGCCGCTTCGTACGCGTGAAGATGATCGTCTTCGCCGACTCCGGCGACTGCAGCAGCCGACCGATCATCTCGGGCTTGTCCAGGTCGTGGGCCTGGTAGACGTACTGCGTCGTCTTCGGGACCGTTTGGTTCTCCGTCACCGACTCGGCACGGATGTTCATCGCCTGCCGCATGTGGGTGCGGGCCAGCGACACGATCGCCGAGGGCATCGTCGCGCTGAACAGCATCGTCTGGCGCGCCTTCGGCGTCAGCGCGAGCAGCCGCTCCACGTCGGGCAGGAAGCCCAGGTCGAGCATCTCGTCGGCCTCGTCGAGCACCAGGGTGCGGACGTGGCCGAGGTCCAGCGCCTTGCGGTTGGCCAGGTCCAGCAGACGGCCCGGGGTGCCGACGACGATCTCGACGCCGGTCTGCAGCGCGTCCAGCTGCGGCTCGAAGGGCGTGCCGCCGTAGATGCTGAGCACCCGGTGGCCGATGTCAGCGCTCGCCAGCGTGAGGTCGCCGTGCACCTGCAGGGCGAGCTCACGCGTGGGCGCCACGACGAGCGCCTGCGGCTTGCCCGGCGTCACCTTCTCGGCGTACGCGGGGTCGCTCGGCGGCGTCGCCCGCTGGATCAGCGGGATGCCGAACGCCAACGTCTTGCCGGTGCCCGTACGAGCCTGACCGATGAGGTCGGTGCCCTCCAGCGCGATCGAGAGGGTCATCTCCTGGATGGGGAACGGCTCCACGATGCCCGCCCGCTCGAGGGCGTCGGCGATGGGAGGAAGGACCCCGAGGTCTCTGAAGGTGGTCAGTATTCTGGCCTGTCTACTTGCTGTTCGGTGCACATCAGCCGGGTGCGAGCTGAGGAATGAGCAGTAGCGAGCATAGCCGCCGAACGGGGCTAGGCTGCCCAGCCATGAGCGACGCCACCTCCACGGAGTCCAGCCAGGCCCCGGTCCTGGTCCCCGCCGCCACGATGCCGGCGGGCGCCCCGGACGACGACCGCGACCTCTCGCCGGAGTACACCCAGGCCGTCGTGGACCTGCTCGGTGCCATCGCCTACGGCGAGATCAGTGCCTTCGAGCGGCTCGCCGAGGACAGCCAGCTCGCCCCCTCCCTCACCGACAAGCTCACGATGGCGACGATGGCGTCGGCGCAGCTCTCGCACGTCGAGGGCCTGCGTGCCCGCATCGAGGAGCTCGACGCCGACCTGCTCGCGGCCATGGCCCCGTTCCAGGAGTCCATCGACAGGTTCCACGAGCACACCGCCCCGCGTGACTGGTTCGAGGGACTGGTCAAGGCCTACGTCGGCGACCAGCTCGCTGCCGACTTCTTTCGCGAGATCGCCGAGCTGCTGGACCCGCGGACGCGCCACGTCATCATCGCGTCCCTGGCCGACATCGGGCAGACCGACTTCATCATCGACCGCGTCAACCGGGCCATCGCCGCCGACCACCGTCTCGGTGGACGCCTCGCCCTGTGGGGTCGCCGCCTCATGGGGGAGGCGCTCATCCAGGCCCAACAGGTCGCCGCCGAACGCGACAGCCTCACGGCCCTGCTCACCGGGGGAGCGGACGGGCGCCCCGGCATGGACCTCGCCGAGATCGGGCGCATGTTCACCCGGCTGACCGACCGGCACGCCCGGCGCATGGACAGGCTGGGGCTGGAGAGCTGAGCTGTTCGGCTCGCTGAGCTGTTCGGCTCGCTCCGCTCGCGTGTCCTCGCTCAGGCCCTCGTCTTCCCTCCTGCGCGCGCACGACCCGCTCGGCTGGCGCCTCGCGAGTCGTCCGTGCTCGTCAGTCCAGACGAGGTCCGCTCGGACGGACACCCCCGGTGGTCACCCGGACAGGCTGGTGCGAGGACACGCGAGCGGAGCGAGCCAAAAGACTCAGGCTCGTGTCTTCTTGCGAGTGTTGCGGCCAGTGATCGTGCTCGCCAGGACGACCAGCACCGCGGCGATACCGATGGACATCAGCCAGCGCCACACGTCGGAGCTGTCGGGGAGCTGCCACTCGAAGATGACGTTGGCGATCACGACACCGCCGATGCCGCACAGGATCGTCAGCCACAGCGGGGTGTTGTCGCGGCTGCTCGGAGCCAGGAACTTGCCGAACAGCCCGATGACGGTGCCGACGATGAGGAGGTAGACGTACAGCATGACGATCAGTTGCCCGCCACCGACCGAGGAGAAACCGTCAGGTCAGGAGCGGAAGCCGACCGTGCCCTGGGTCGGGGCGCCGAACTCGACGTACGCGACCTTGTCGCTGTCGACGAGCAGCGTGCGACCACGGGCATCGACCAGCGGCACCAGGCCGGCGGCGTCGTTGAGCTGCTTCGCCAGCTCCTCCGGGGTCGTCTCGAGGTCGATGTAGAGCTCGCGGGGCGCGCTCTGCAGGCCGATCTTGATCTCCATGGGTGATTCCTCAGCTCGAGTCAGTGGGTCGGGGGCGGTCGGAGCGGAGCTCAGCCCGCGTCCTCGGTGCGGGGGTATCCGCCGATGCCGCGCCAGGCCAGACCCGCCACGAGCCCGGCGGCCTCCTGGCGATCGATGTCGGAGCCGTCCAGCCAGTAGCGCGCGCTGACCTGCGCCATGCCTACCAGGGACACCGCGAGGAGCGTCGACTGGTCCTGGGTCAGGCCGGTGTCGGCGGCGATCACGCGAGTGATCAGGTCCGCGCACTCGTCGGTGACGTGGTCCACCCGCTGGCGTACGGCGGGCTCGGAGGTGACGTCGGACTCGAAGACGAGACGGAAGGCCCCGGAGTCGTGGGCGACGAAGTCGTAGAAGGCCGCCAGCGTCGCGGCCACGCGCTGCTTGTTGTCCTCGGTGGACTCCAGGGCGCGACGCACCTGGTCGATGACGGTCTCGCAGGCGGTGTCCAGCAGCGCCAGGTACAGGTCGAGCTTGCCCGGGAAGTGCTGGTAGAGCACGGGCTTGGACACGCCTGCGGCGTCGGCGACGTCGTCCATCGCGGCGGCGTGGTAGCCCTGCGCGGTGAAGACCTCCATCGCCGAGCCGAGCAGCTGGGCACGGCGGGCCCGCCGGGGGAGGCGCATGCCGCGGCGCACGGGGGAGGGGACGTCCACGCCGGGGACTCTAGCCGCGTGCGGCGTCCATCCCTCGGACCGTCGCCAGGCGGTGCGGACCGGTGCGGGAAGATCGGGACCGCCGTGCAGGTTGCACGGTCGAACGCTCCTGACCCCCACTCCCGTACGCCTAGGAGAGCCGTCGTGTCCTACCCCCCGCTCGTGGAGCCGGCCGCCCAGCTGAGCACCGACGAGGTCCGCCGCTACAGCCGGCACCTGATCATCCCCGACGTCGGCATGACCGGGCAGAAGCGCCTGAAGAACGCGAAGGTCCTGGTCATCGGAGCCGGTGGCCTGGGCAGCCCGGCACTGATGTACCTCGCCGCCGCCGGCGTCGGCACCCTCGGCGTCGTCGAGTTCGACGAGGTCGACGAGTCCAACCTGCAGCGGCAGATCATCCACGGGCAGTCCGACGTCGGCCGACCCAAGGCCGTCTCCGCGAAGGAGTCCGTGGCCGAGATCAACCCCCTGATCGAGGTCAGGGTGCACGAGGAGCGCCTCGACAACGACAACGTCTTCGAGATCATCGAGCCCTACGACCTCATCGTCGACGGCACCGACAACTTCGCCACGCGCTACCTCGTCAACGATGCCTGCTACTTCGCCGGCAAGCCGTACGTCTGGGGCTCGATCTACCGCTTCGACGGCCAGGCCTCGGTGTTCTGGCCGCACGCCCCGGGCGGCACGGCGCCGTGCTACCGGTGCCTGTACCCCGAGCCGCCCCCGCCCGGCATGGTGCCCAGCTGCGCCGAGGGCGGCGTGCTCGGCGTGCTCTGCGCGGCGATCGGCTCGATCCAGGTCAACGAGGCCATCAAGGTCATCACCGGCATCGGTGAGCCCGCCGTGGGCTCCCTGGTCGTCTACGACGCCCTGGAGCTGGAGTGGAACAAGGTCCGCATGCGCAAGGACCCGAACTGCGCTCTGTGCGGTGAGAACCCGTCGGTCACCGAGCTCATCGACTACGAGTACTTCTGCGGGGCCGTCAGCGACGAGGCGGCCGACGCCGCCGCCGGCTCCACGATCTCGGTGAAGCAGCTCGAGACGATGCTCGGTGAGCGCGAGGCCGGCGAGCGCGACTTCGTGCTGGTCGACGTGCGCGAGCAGAACGAGTTCGAGATCAACCGCATCCCGGGCTCGGTGCTGATCCCCAAGGGCGAGTTCCTCAACGGCAACGCCTTCGACCAGCTGCCCGCGATCGACTCGGGCACGCAGGTGGTGCTGCACTGCAAGTCCGGCGTCCGCTCCGCCGAGGCGCTCAACACCGTCAAGCAGGCCGGGTACGACGACGCCGTGCACGTCGGCGGCGGGGTCGTGGCATGGGTCGACCAGGTCGACCCGAGCCAGCCCTCGTACTGACCCGCCCTGGCGTCTCCTCCCCCTGCCGGTCTGGTCCGGCAGGGGGAGGAAACGTGACGTACGCCGCTTCTCGTCGTTGGCCGTGGAAACGAACTCGACCCCGAGGGAGATCCATGTCCGACAGCACCCGCCCGTCCGTCACCCGCAGCACCCGCAGCACCCGCCGTCTCGGGGCCGGAGCCGGCGCCCTCGCGCTGGCCTGCGCGGCGGTCGTCGCTCCCGGCCTCACGACCGCGGCCAGCGCGGCGCCGACGTACGCCCCGGTGGAGGAGGCCACGATCACGCCCGGCGTGCAGATGTACACCGGGGGCGGGCAGTGCACCGCCAACTTCGTCTTCGACGACGACGCGGGCAACGTCTTCGTCGGGTACGCCGCGCACTGCGCCGGTCTCGGTGAGGCCACCGACACCAACGGCTGCCAGGCGAGCTCGATGCCGCTCGGCACCCGCGTCGACTTCGTGCGCGGCGGGAGCCTGCTGGGCGCCGGCGAACGCCTCGGTGGCGGCACGCTGGTCTACTCCTCGTGGCTGGCGATGCAGGAGGCAGGCACGACCGACGAGAACGCCTGCGCCTTCAACGACTTCGCCCTGGTGCAGGTCGACGACGCCGATCTCGACCAGGTGAACCCGACGGTGCCCTTCTTCGGAGGCCCCACCGGCATCGACACCGACGGCACCCGACCGGGCGAGCAGGTCTTCTCCTACGGCAACTCCAGCCTGCGCGGCGGCATCGAGCTGCTCTCGCCCAAGCGGGGCGCCAGCCTCGGCGACTCCGGCGACGGCTGGAGCCACAGCGTCTACACCCTCACCCCGGGCGTCCCCGGAGACTCGGGATCGGGCTTCATGACCTCCGGCGGGGCCGCGCTCGGCACCCTCTCGACCCTCGCCCTGGCGCCGCTTCCGGCCTCCAACGGCGTCGGCGACCTGAGCCGAGAGCTGGCGTACGCGCAGCAGCACTCCGGCCTCGCCGGGCTCGACCTGGTCGAGGGCACCGAGCCGTTCACGCCGAACGGCTCGCTGGACGCCGTCGGCCTGCTCGACCTCGGCGGGCTCGGCGGGCTCGGCGGCGTTCTCGGAGGCCTGGGTTCGCGCCTCGGACGCTGACCGCACCGACCCGGACCGCGGGCCCCCGGGAGACGTCGCTCCGTCATCCCGGGGGCCTCGGTGCGTTCCTGACGGTCCTCCCGCCCGGTCGTGGGGACGGGGCCGTTCACCGGCTAGGTTGCCCGCCGTGGCGGCGGTCTTCGACGAGGCGTACGTGGAGGCCGTGCTGCGGTGCGTCGAGGCGGTCCCGCGCGGACGGGTGACCACCTACGGCGCCATCGGGGACGTCGTCGGCTCGGGCCCGCGCCTGGTCGGCCGGGCGCTGGCTGCGTCCGGGGACGGCGTGCCGTGGTGGCGGGTGGTCCGCGCCGACGGCTCCCTGCCGCCGAGCCACGGCCCACGGGCGCGCGAGGCGTACGCGGCCGAGGGCACCCCGGTGCGGCCCTCGGGCCGGGTGGCGGTCGCCGATGCCTTCTGGCAGCCCACTCCGCCACGGCCTCCGGTTGTGTCGGCGGTCGATGATGAAGTGGGTCCGTGACCACCTACCGCCTGCTGGCGACCGCGGCGAGCGCCGCGACGCCACCGCCCCTGGACCAGGACCAGCGCGCCGTCGTGGCCCATACCGACGGACCGCTGCTGGTGCTGGCCGGCCCCGGCACGGGCAAGACGACGACGCTGGTCGAGGCCATCACGGCGCGGCTCGAGGAAGGCGTCGACCCCGCGGCGGTCCTCGCCCTGACCTTCAGCCGCAAGGCGGCGACGGAGCTGCGCGACCGCGTCACGGCGCGGTCCGCGCGCACGGTCGCGACGGTCCCGTCCCAGACGTTCCACTCCTTCGCGCTGAGCCTGCTGCGGCGCTACGCCCCGGCCGGGCTGTACGCGGGACCGCTCCGGCTGCTGACCGCTCCCGAGGCCGACGTCGTGATGCGCGAGCTGCTGACCGGCTCCCCGGTCCGGTGGCCGGCCGGTCTGCGCACGGCGCTCGGCACGCGCGGCTTCGCCCACGAGGTCGCCACGGTGATCTCACGGGCGCGGGAGAAGGGCATGGATCCGTACGCGCTGCACGACCTCGCCTCCCGGCACGGGGCTTCTGAGCTGCAGGCCGCGGCGCTGTTCATGGAGGAGTACCTCACCAACCTCGACTCCCAGGGCGCCACCGACTACGCAGACCTCGTCCGCCGCGCCGTCCTGGAGGCGCAGACCCACCGCGAGGAGCTGCGAGCCGAGTTCGGTCATGTCTATGTCGACGAGTACCAGGACACCGACCCCGGCCAGGTGGCGCTGCTGCGGGCCATCGCCGGCGACGGTCGGCACCTCGTCGCCGTGGGCGACCCGCACCAGTCGATCTACGGGTTCCGCGGCGCCGAGGTGCGCGGCATCCTGGACTTCCCCGAGCAGTTCCCCGACCGCGCGGGCGCGCAGGCGCCGGTGGTGGTGCTCGGCACGACCCGCCGCTTCGGGCACAACATCGCCACGGCGACCGCGCGGGTGGCCGCGGGTATCGGCCTGCGCGGCAGCATCCCCCGGGCGCAGCGTGAGCGCTTCGCCTCGCCCACCGTGCTCGGCGACGGCGACGGCGACGGCGACCGGGGACGGGTGGAGGTGCTGACCTACGACACCGAGCGGGCCGAGGCCGAGCACGTGGCCGACCTCCTGCGCCGTGCCCACCTCGAGCACGGGGTGCCCTGGTCGCGCATGGCGGTGCTCGCGCGGTCCGGCCGAGGTCAGCTGCCCTCCCTGCGACGGTCGTTGGCGGCCGCCGGAGTCCCGGTGGACGTGGCCGGTGACGAGCTGGCGCTGGGGGAGGAGCCGGCCGTGGCGGCGCTCCTCACCGCGCTCGGCGTGGTCGACCTGCTGCGCAACGGGGAGGAGGTGCCGGTCGACAGCGCCGCCGAGCTCCTGCGGGGGCCGCTCGCCGACCTCGACGCCTCCGACGTCCGGCGGCTCGCGCGGGCGCTGCGTGCTCAGGCGCGGGCCGACGGCCGACCTCCGCCGCCGTCGGCGACGGCGCTGCGCGACGCCCTGGTCGCGCCGGACAGGCTCGACCCGCTGGTGTCCTCAGGCGGGCCCGACGCCCAGGTCGCCCGCGCCTTCGCACGGCTGGCGCATCGGCTGCGCGACACCGCCGACGGGCTGCGCGCCGGGGGCACCGCGGAGACCGCCCTGTGGGCCCTGTGGGACGGCACCGGGTGGCCCGAGCGGCTGCGCCGGGCCACGGAGCGCCCGGGCAGCACCGCCCGCCAGGCCCACCGTGACCTCGACGCCGTCTGCGCGCTCTTCGACAGCGCGGGACGCGCGGTCGACGACGAGGGACACAAGAGTGTGCGCGCCTTCCTCGACACCGTCAGGGCCCAGCAGATCCCGGCCGGCACCCTCGCGGAGGCCGACACCCGCGACGACGCGGTGCGGCTGCTCACCGCTCACCGCTCCAAGGGGCTGGAGTGGGACCTGGTCGTGGTCTGCCACGTGCAGGAGGAGGTCTGGCCCGACTTGAGACGTCGCGCGACGCTGCTGCAGCCGGACCGACTGGGTGTCGAGGCCGACGGCCGGCCGCGCTGGCAGCCGCCGACGACACGGCGCGAAGCGCTGGCGGAGGAGCGGCGGCTGTTCTACGTGGCCTGCACGCGGGCCCGCCGTCGCCTCGTGGTCACCGCTGTCGCGAGCACGGACGACGACGGCGAGCAGCCGTCGAGGTTCCTCGCCGAGCTGGGCACCCATGTGACCCACCGTCGCGGGAGGCCCTCGCGGCCACTGGCCCTCAGCGGGCTGGTCGCGGAGCTGCGACGCGTCGTCGGCGACCCGAGCCGGTCTCCGGCGTTGCGCGACGCCGCGGCGAGACGACTCGCTCTGCTGGCGGCGACGCGGCACGAGTCCGGTCGACCGGTCGCGCCGCACGCCGACCCGGCGGCCTGGTGGGGCCTGCGGGAGCACAGCCGCGCCGAGCAGCCCGTCCGTGAGACCGAGGCGCCGCTCCGTCTCTCGGCCAGCGCCCTGGCGGCGCTGCGCACCTGCCCGGCGAAGTGGTTCCTGGAGCGGGAGGCCGGCGGCGCGTCGCTGAACAGCGCGGCCCAGGGCTTCGGCAACCTCGTGCACCTGCTCGCGGAGCAGGTCGCCACGGGGGAGCTCGACGTCGGGCCGGAGGACAGCGAGGCCCTCATGGAGCACGTCGACAGGGTCTGGGCGCAGATCGCCTTCCGCACCCCGTGGTCGAGCACCCGGGAGCGCGAGGCCGTCCGTGAGGTCCTGGGCCGGTTCCTGCGGCACCACCACCGGCCGGACGCGCGCACGACCAGCGGCGTCGAGCAGGCCTTCGAGGTCCCTGTCGAGCTGCCGGACGGCGAACGCGTGGTGCTGCGCGGATTCGCCGACCGCCTGGAGCTCGACGCGCAGGGCCGGGTCTGGGTCGTCGACCTCAAGACGACCAAGCGCACCCTCACCAAGGCCGAGCTCGCGGAGGACCCCCAGCTGGGCGTCTACCAGCTGGCCGCCGCGCACGGCGCCTTCGCTGCTCCCGGGGCCGGGGCGGGAGAAGGCGGCGTCGACGTGGGCGGCGCCGAGCTGTGGCAGCTGAGGCACGCCGTCCGCGGCGCCCTGAAGGTGCAGACCATGGAGCCGCAGGAGCCGGACGAGGCCGGCGTCACCACCGTCCAGCAGCAGCTCATGGATGCGTCACGAGTGCTCCGCAGCGAGGAGTTCGTCGCGAGGCCCGGCGGCCACTGCGACCACTGCCCCTTCCAGACGCAGTGCCCGGCGCACACGACCGGGACGGTGCTGTCGTGACGGGCGAGGCGACGACGACACGGATCCGTACCCCCGAGCAGCTCCGGGACCTGATGGGCGACGACTTCACCCTGAGCGAGGAGCAGTGGGCGGCGGTCTCGGCGCCGCTGGCCCCGGCCGTGGTGATCGCCGGCGCGGGATCGGGCAAGACGGCGCTGATGGCGGCCCGGGTCGTGTTCCTCGTCGCCAACGACCTGGTGCGTCCTGACGAGGTGCTGGGTCTGACCTTCACGACGAAGGCGACCGCGGAGCTCGCCTCACGCATCCGAGGCGCGTTGGAGCGGGCAGGTCTGCTCGACCGCGACCTCGACCGCGACCTCGACCGCGACCTCGACCGCGACCTCGAGGTCGACCACGCGTACGAGGTCGGCTCGGGCGAGGCGCCGGAGGTCGAGCGGCTCGAGCCCACGGTGTCGACCTACAACGCGTACGCCGCCTCCTTGCTCACCGAGCACGGTCTGCGTGTCGGTCACGAGCCCGACACGCGGGTCGTCTCCGACGGTGCCCGGTTCCAGCTCGCCGAGCGTGCCGTCGCCTCCCACCGCAAAGAGGTGCGGGAGCTCAGCGACCACCCGCCGACCGTCATCGAGAACCTCCTCGCGTTGGAGTCCGAGCTCGCGGAGCACCTGCGGCAGCCCGATGACGTACGCCGTTTCGACGACCAGCTGCTCGCCGAGTCCGAGGCGGCACGCGACCGCGGTGAGGGCCAGAAGGAGCTGTGCGACCGCATCGCCTCGGCGGTCGCCCGCCGCCGCGAGCTGCTCGGCCTGGTGCAGGACTACCGCGCCCAGAAGTCGCGGCTGGGCCTGATGGACTTCTCCGACCAGGTCGCGCTCGCGGCCCGGCTCGCCCTGGAGCACCCCGCGGTCGGTGAGGCCGAACGCGCGCGGTTCCGCGTCGTGCTCCTCGACGAGTACCAGGACACCTCGGTGGCGCAGGCGAGGATGCTGGCCGCGCTCTTCTCCGGACCGGATGCGGCGCGGGGACTGGGCCACGCGGTGACCGCCGTGGGGGACCCGAACCAGGCGATCTACGGCTGGCGCGGGGCCTCGGTCTCCAACATCGTGCGGTTCGCCGAGTTCTTCGCGCCGGCGCAGGGCGAGCCGCTCACGTTCTCCCTCACGGTCAACCGCCGGTCCGACGAGCGCATCCTCGAGGTGGCGAACGCCGTCGCCGCCCCCTTGTACGACGCCCGCCAGCAGGTCGCCCGGCTGGTCGCGAAGCCCACCGCCGCCACCGGCGAGGTGCGCCTGCGGGTCCACGAGACCGCCGCGGAGGAGCTCGCGTGGGCAGCGG
This region includes:
- a CDS encoding ATP-dependent helicase; protein product: MTTYRLLATAASAATPPPLDQDQRAVVAHTDGPLLVLAGPGTGKTTTLVEAITARLEEGVDPAAVLALTFSRKAATELRDRVTARSARTVATVPSQTFHSFALSLLRRYAPAGLYAGPLRLLTAPEADVVMRELLTGSPVRWPAGLRTALGTRGFAHEVATVISRAREKGMDPYALHDLASRHGASELQAAALFMEEYLTNLDSQGATDYADLVRRAVLEAQTHREELRAEFGHVYVDEYQDTDPGQVALLRAIAGDGRHLVAVGDPHQSIYGFRGAEVRGILDFPEQFPDRAGAQAPVVVLGTTRRFGHNIATATARVAAGIGLRGSIPRAQRERFASPTVLGDGDGDGDRGRVEVLTYDTERAEAEHVADLLRRAHLEHGVPWSRMAVLARSGRGQLPSLRRSLAAAGVPVDVAGDELALGEEPAVAALLTALGVVDLLRNGEEVPVDSAAELLRGPLADLDASDVRRLARALRAQARADGRPPPPSATALRDALVAPDRLDPLVSSGGPDAQVARAFARLAHRLRDTADGLRAGGTAETALWALWDGTGWPERLRRATERPGSTARQAHRDLDAVCALFDSAGRAVDDEGHKSVRAFLDTVRAQQIPAGTLAEADTRDDAVRLLTAHRSKGLEWDLVVVCHVQEEVWPDLRRRATLLQPDRLGVEADGRPRWQPPTTRREALAEERRLFYVACTRARRRLVVTAVASTDDDGEQPSRFLAELGTHVTHRRGRPSRPLALSGLVAELRRVVGDPSRSPALRDAAARRLALLAATRHESGRPVAPHADPAAWWGLREHSRAEQPVRETEAPLRLSASALAALRTCPAKWFLEREAGGASLNSAAQGFGNLVHLLAEQVATGELDVGPEDSEALMEHVDRVWAQIAFRTPWSSTREREAVREVLGRFLRHHHRPDARTTSGVEQAFEVPVELPDGERVVLRGFADRLELDAQGRVWVVDLKTTKRTLTKAELAEDPQLGVYQLAAAHGAFAAPGAGAGEGGVDVGGAELWQLRHAVRGALKVQTMEPQEPDEAGVTTVQQQLMDASRVLRSEEFVARPGGHCDHCPFQTQCPAHTTGTVLS
- the moeZ gene encoding adenylyltransferase/sulfurtransferase MoeZ, giving the protein MSYPPLVEPAAQLSTDEVRRYSRHLIIPDVGMTGQKRLKNAKVLVIGAGGLGSPALMYLAAAGVGTLGVVEFDEVDESNLQRQIIHGQSDVGRPKAVSAKESVAEINPLIEVRVHEERLDNDNVFEIIEPYDLIVDGTDNFATRYLVNDACYFAGKPYVWGSIYRFDGQASVFWPHAPGGTAPCYRCLYPEPPPPGMVPSCAEGGVLGVLCAAIGSIQVNEAIKVITGIGEPAVGSLVVYDALELEWNKVRMRKDPNCALCGENPSVTELIDYEYFCGAVSDEAADAAAGSTISVKQLETMLGEREAGERDFVLVDVREQNEFEINRIPGSVLIPKGEFLNGNAFDQLPAIDSGTQVVLHCKSGVRSAEALNTVKQAGYDDAVHVGGGVVAWVDQVDPSQPSY
- a CDS encoding MGMT family protein, with the protein product MAAVFDEAYVEAVLRCVEAVPRGRVTTYGAIGDVVGSGPRLVGRALAASGDGVPWWRVVRADGSLPPSHGPRAREAYAAEGTPVRPSGRVAVADAFWQPTPPRPPVVSAVDDEVGP